Proteins from a single region of Streptococcus mitis:
- a CDS encoding DUF4044 domain-containing protein, which yields MAFGDNGNRKKTMFEKITLFIVIIMLVASLLGIFATAIGALSNL from the coding sequence ATGGCATTTGGAGATAATGGAAATCGTAAAAAAACTATGTTTGAGAAAATAACCTTGTTTATCGTGATTATCATGCTAGTAGCAAGTTTATTGGGAATTTTTGCAACTGCAATTGGTGCCCTCAGTAATCTATAA
- a CDS encoding PspC domain-containing protein → MNKRLMRSGRDQKIAGVCAGVAYYFDIDPTIVRVIWGVLAFGYGAGIVAYIILWIIAPEASDY, encoded by the coding sequence ATGAATAAACGATTAATGAGAAGCGGTCGTGACCAAAAGATTGCTGGTGTTTGTGCCGGTGTGGCTTATTATTTTGATATAGATCCTACTATTGTTCGTGTAATATGGGGTGTTCTTGCTTTTGGTTACGGAGCAGGAATTGTAGCTTATATCATTTTATGGATTATTGCGCCAGAAGCAAGTGACTATTGA